AGGCGATGATTCCCAGCGGCACGTTGATCCACAGGCCCCAGCGCCAGCCGGGCCCGTCGGTGAACCAGCCGCCGAGAACGGGGCCGAGGACGGAGCTGACGCCGAACACGGCGCCCATGACGCCCATGTACTTGCCGCGCTGGCGGGCGGGGACGACCTCGGCGATGATCGCCTGCGAGGTGACCATCATGCCACCGCCGCCGAAGCCCTGGATGGCGCGGGCGACGATGAGCATCTCCATTGACTGGGCGGTGGCGCCGAGGATGGAGCCGACGATGAACACGGCGATGCCGAACAGGTAGAGCCACTTGCGGCCAACCATGTCACCGACCTTGCCGAAGATGGGCATGGCGATGGTCATGGTGACCAGGAAGGCGGAGATGACCCAGCTCATGTGGTCGACGCCACCGAGCTCGCCGACGATGGTCGGCAGCGCGGTGGAGAAGATCATCTGGCCGAGCGAGCTCATGAGCATCGACGTGATGAGGGCACCGAAGATGAGACCGACCCGGGGTGCCGTGCCGGTGGGGGTGGTCTGGGTCGTGGTGGTCACCAGGTCAGCTCCTTTGCCAGGGTGGTGATGTTCTCGCCGGCCTGCAGGAGCAGGCGGGTCCGCTCGGAGGCGGAGGTGAACGCGGGGGTGGTCATGTGCAGCCAGACCGATTCGCGGATGAGGCCGTTGATGATGGTGGCCTCGGTGTCCAGGGGGACGTCGGGAAGCTTCCGGTCGCCGGGGTGCCGGGTGAGGTGTTCGGTGATGAGTTCGCGCATGAGCAGGGACTGCTCGCGGAAGCGGTTGAGCGACATCACCGCCACCGCTGGTTCGTTGGCCAGGATCTGGTGACGTCGGGTGCGTAGGGTGGCCACGAACTCCTCGTCGGCGCCCTGTTCGATGGTGACGTCCTCGGCCTCGGTGGTGGTGGCGATGATGTTCTCCAGGGCGGAGCGGACGAGGTTGTCGGAGGGTTCGGTGAGGAACTGCTCGCGACGGTCGTCGCTGAGCGCCATGGGGGAGGGGCCGAGGATGGCCTCGTCCTTGGAGTCCATGTAGTTGAAGAAGGTGCGGCGGCTGATTTCGGCGTCGCGGCAGATGTCGTCGACGGTGACGTTGGCGAAACCGTGGGCGACCACCAGGGAGGTGGCGGCGTCCTCGATGCGCCGGCGGGTGCGCCGGCGGTTGCGTTCGCGCAGGGGGGTCTCATTACTCACGGACGGCAACACTACACCCGGTGCACCTTTGCACTCAAGTGCAAACTTTTACCACGGTATACGGACGATGGATGCGCCCCGACGCATCCGGTGATAGCGTCAGCCACACACGCCGTCGACCTGGGAGGCCCGCATGTTCTTCCGCCGCCGCTCCCGGTCAGCACGCAATGAGCCCGACCCCCACTTCCCCGGCATGACCGTCAAGGAGGCCGAGCAGTTGCGCTCCGCACTGCGCACCCGGGTCGCCGAATCGGGAGGCAGCCTCCGCATCGACGGGCTCCACGGCATCATCGACCATTCCCGCCACGGCCGCGTCACCCTCAACCTGGAGAACCTCGTCCGGGATGTCGCCCACTCCCAGCACCCCAAGGCGGCGACGACGCTCACCCGCTCCTTCCTCGACGCGATGCTCAACGCCAACCGCGTCGCCGGCCTCGACACCGCCGAGCTCTACGCCGGCCTGCGGATGCGCATCGCCCCGATCCGCGGCCTGGTCACCGAGGAAGCGGACATCATCCACTCCGCCACCGTCCACCGCTTCACCGACGACACCGCCGTCACCCTGGTCCTGGACACCGCCACCTCCATCCAGACCATGCCGCTCGACCGGCTGCGCCGCATCGACGAACTGGACACCCTCATCCGCGCCGCCCGCACGAACCTCCACCGGGAGCTTCTCGACGCCCACATCATCACCCACCAGCACCCCGGCAGCGAGGCACATCCCGGCGCCCGATTCCGGTCCTTCGAGTCCGAGAACTACTACATCGCCTCCACCCCGATCTTCCTCGAGGAGATGCTGCAGAGATGGGCTCCTGACCTGGACCTGAGCCGGGGAGTGCTCTTCGCCATGCCCACCCGGCACATCCTGCTCGCCCGGGACGTCACCACCGGGGAGGACCTGCTCGAGGGGCTCGGCCGGATGGCGCCGGTCGCCGCGCACATCGCCGCCGACGGAGCCCACGCTGTCTCACCGCTGCTCCATCTGTTCCACGACGGCGAGGTGGAGACCCTGTCCACCTTCGACGACACGGCCAGGGAACTGAAGATCCTGCCCACGCCCTACCTGCTGGAACTGATCAGCGAGAAATGACACGACCCGCCTCCCTCACCGCAGTGCGGTGAGGGAGGCGGGGCGTCGATACGCGAGCGCGGGTGTTACTTGTCGCGGTCGGTGTTGGCCATCGAGAGGACGTCGAGGCGCTTGTCCAGCTCCTCCTCGGTGAGCTTGTCACCGTCGACGAAGCCCATGTCGATGACGGTCTGGCGGATGGTCTTGCCCTCCTTGAGGGCGGTCTTGGCCACCTTCGCGGCGTTCTCGTAACCGATCGCCGAGTTCAGCGGGGTGACGATCG
Above is a window of Corynebacterium suedekumii DNA encoding:
- a CDS encoding TetR/AcrR family transcriptional regulator, with amino-acid sequence MSNETPLRERNRRRTRRRIEDAATSLVVAHGFANVTVDDICRDAEISRRTFFNYMDSKDEAILGPSPMALSDDRREQFLTEPSDNLVRSALENIIATTTEAEDVTIEQGADEEFVATLRTRRHQILANEPAVAVMSLNRFREQSLLMRELITEHLTRHPGDRKLPDVPLDTEATIINGLIRESVWLHMTTPAFTSASERTRLLLQAGENITTLAKELTW